From the Cyanobium sp. M30B3 genome, the window TGCGCAGGCAGCTGCGGGTACGTGCGGCCACGGTCTGCAGCACCACATCGCCGGTGGCATGGCCCAGCGAGTCATTGACCTCCTTGAACAGGTCCAGATCGCAGAACAGCAGCCCCAACCGGTCCTGGCTGCGGCGACGATCGGCCTGGTCCATCAGGGTCTGCAACTGCTCCAGCAACGCCCGGCGGTTGAGCAGGCCGGTGAGGTCATCGGTGGTGGCGCGCAGCTGCAGCTCAGCAGAGAGCTGATTGACCATCTCAGCCTGCTGGTTGATCAGGCTGACGATGCGGTTGAGCTCGCGCAGGCGGGTGGGCTGCAGTTGGGGCATGACGACCGCTTGCGTGCCCGGGCTGCGCGGGTCCCGATCCAGCGCTCTGTCGACCGGGACCAGGGAGCCGACGATCCGGTTGAACTGGGCAGCCACCAGGGTGGTGAGCAGCTCGCTGATCAGGGCGGCGGCAATCAGCAGCAGCCCCAGAATCTGCAGGGTTGGTCGCATGCTGTCGATCAGCTCAAGCAACTGTTCGCCGGCGGGCTGCACCACGGTGATCAGCTGCCAACCCTGCTCTGTGCTGACGGGCAGGCGGAGCTGGTAACTCCAGTAGCCCTGCAGAATGCGCTGCAACCTTGCTCCGGCGCGCTCTGGCACCAGCAGCGTCATGCCCTGGGGAGCCAGCACTGTCTCAAGCTCTGGCCGGTAGTCCTGCTCCAGCGAGGCGAACAGCGCAGGATCGGAGAGGAGCCGCTGGCCGTCAGCTGCCACGGCCTCAAAGGCCACTTGATCCTGAGGCTGGCGCTGCGCGCCATCCAGCGGAAGCACGTCAGTCCTGGACGGCAGGCGCAAGGCCACGTCCAGGGCCTGCTGGTTGAGGTCCAGGCGGAACTGGGAGAGGGTCCGGGCGGTGAGCTGGTCACCCGTCACCACAATGTTCAACACTCCGGGCAGGCTGATCAGCAGCA encodes:
- a CDS encoding GGDEF domain-containing protein, with product MTLAAITVLSLAAAWATRNSPTIFFDQQILLGSSLGVFALLQFGWLGLPVGMVSALCTWQMWEHPWAALVMLLQLLWQQLYLSRFNGGPSERGNGRIVLATILFWLLVGLPLRSLLYTGLLQTDLASATALNIKEAVVSVVNASLGLLLFLAAQLLQLRRRPGDLSLRGVVFAVLLLLISLPGVLNIVVTGDQLTARTLSQFRLDLNQQALDVALRLPSRTDVLPLDGAQRQPQDQVAFEAVAADGQRLLSDPALFASLEQDYRPELETVLAPQGMTLLVPERAGARLQRILQGYWSYQLRLPVSTEQGWQLITVVQPAGEQLLELIDSMRPTLQILGLLLIAAALISELLTTLVAAQFNRIVGSLVPVDRALDRDPRSPGTQAVVMPQLQPTRLRELNRIVSLINQQAEMVNQLSAELQLRATTDDLTGLLNRRALLEQLQTLMDQADRRRSQDRLGLLFCDLDLFKEVNDSLGHATGDVVLQTVAARTRSCLRTGDLTGRTGGDEFLVVLNPIPDLDTAMQVAEKINLAIAEPIPTSRLRVSITVSIGVAIARPNEGMDDLIARADQAMYQAKQAGRNQVIRID